The Ictidomys tridecemlineatus isolate mIctTri1 chromosome 6, mIctTri1.hap1, whole genome shotgun sequence genome includes a region encoding these proteins:
- the Gpd1 gene encoding glycerol-3-phosphate dehydrogenase [NAD(+)], cytoplasmic: MRGSGVKCSEPALLGQRSDTMASKKVCIVGSGNWGSAIAKIVGANAAQLAHFDARVTMWVFEEDVGGRKLTEIINTQHENVKYLPGHKLPPNVVAIPDVVQAAADADILIFVVPHQFIGKICDQLKGHLKANAIGMSLIKGVDEGPNGLKLISEVIGERLDIPMSVLMGANIANEVADEKFCETTIGCKDPVQGQLLKELMQTPNFRITVVQEVDTVEICGALKNIVAVGAGFCDGLGFGDNTKAAVIRLGLMEMIAFAKLFCQGPVSSATFLESCGVADLITTCYGGRNRKVAEAFARTGKSIEQLEKEMLNGQKLQGPQTARELHSILQHKGLVDKFPLFMAVYKVCYEGQPVGEFIRCLQNHPEHM; the protein is encoded by the exons ATGCGTGGTAGCGGAGTTAAATGCTCTGAGCCGGCACTGCTTGGGCAGAGAAGTGACACCATGGCCAGCAAGAAAGTCTGCATTGTAGGCTCTGGCAACTG GGGCTCAGCCATTGCCAAGATTGTGGGCGCGAATGCTGCCCAGCTAGCACACTTTGACGCCCGGGTGACCATGTGGGTGTTTGAGGAAGATGTTGGGGGCAGAAAGCTGACAGAGATCATCAACACTCAGCATGAGAATGTCAAATACCTGCCAGGGCACAAGCTGCCCCCAAACGTG GTGGCTATACCAGATGTGGTCCAGGCTGCAGCAGATGCTGACATCCTCATCTTTGTGGTGCCCCACCAGTTCATCGGCAAGATCTGCGACCAGCTCAAGGGCCACCTGAAGGCCAACGCCATTGGCATGTCTCTTATTAAG GGGGTAGACGAGGGCCCCAATGGGCTGAAGCTCATCTCTGAAGTGATTGGGGAACGCCTTGACATCCCCATGAGCGTGCTGATGGGGGCCAACATTGCCAACGAGGTGGCTGATGAGAAGTTCTGTGAGACTACCATTG GCTGCAAGGACCCAGTCCAAGGACAGCTTCTGAAAGAGCTCATGCAGACACCCAATTTCCGTATCACAGTGGTACAAGAGGTTGACACAGTAGAGATCTGTGGGGCCTTAAAG AATATAGTGGCTGTTGGGGCTGGCTTCTGTGATGGGCTAGGCTTTGGAGACAACACCAAGGCAGCAGTGATCCGGCTGGGGCTCATGGAGATGATTGCCTTTGCTAAGCTCTTCTGCCAAGGCCCAGTGTCATCTGCCACCTTCTTGGAGAGTTGTGGCGTTGCTGACCTCATCACTACCTGCTACGGAGGGCGGAACCGCAAGGTGGCTGAGGCCTTTGCTCGCACTGGAAAG TCCATTGAACAGCTTGAGAAAGAGATGCTGAATGGGCAGAAGCTGCAGGGGCCCCAGACAGCCCGAGAGCTACACAGCATCCTCCAGCATAAGGGCCTGGTTGACAA GTTCCCCCTGTTCATGGCTGTCTACAAGGTATGCTATGAGGGCCAGCCAGTGGGTGAATTTATCCGCTGCCTGCAGAATCATCCAGAACACATGTGA